A genomic region of Chryseobacterium sp. KACC 21268 contains the following coding sequences:
- the carB gene encoding carbamoyl-phosphate synthase large subunit: MAKRTDIKTILVIGSGPIIIGQAAEFDYSGTQACLSLREEGYSVILINSNPATIMTDKEIADKVYIEPISLEFVSRIIRKERPDALLPTLGGQTGLNMAVELQKSGILEECKVEVLGTKLDAINQAEDRDLFRELMHELNEPVPDSDIVTTVEGAIDFANRIGYPVIVRPAFTMGGTGGGIAATEPELREIAELGLKYSPVTQCLIEKSIAGFKEIEYEVMRDKNDNAIVVCNMENIDPVGVHTGDSIVVAPSQTLSDREYQMLRNASLKIIRALGIEGGCNVQLALDPHSYQYYIIEVNPRVSRSSALASKATGYPIAKIAAKIAVGLTLDEIKNPVTGTSYACFEPALDYVVTKFPRFPFDKFETADRRLSTQMKATGEVMAIGRNFEESLHKAIRSLETGLRHLGLKAKQALALTDEEIERRIRVCDDERLFIIGDALRRGYDWEQIVEWSKIDKFFIWKIKKLIDFEKTIADNKFEKETLIEAKKLGFADLNIAHLWETTQREVFNFRKENGVMPVYKMVDTCAAEFESETPYFYGTYEEENESVVSDKEKIIVLGSGPIRIGQGVEFDYATVHSVWAIQQMGYEAIIINNNPETVSTDFSIADKLYFEPLAEEDVMNIIELEKPKGVVVQFGGQTAINLADKLSAHAVQILGTSLEDLDRAENRDKFEKALQELGIPQPLGKTSTSKEEAIVIANEIGYPVLVRPSYVLGGRAMEIVYTEKELSHYMENAVEASPDQPVLIDRYLTGQEVEVDAICDGETVVIPGIMEHIERAGVHSGDSIAVYPPQHLTETQIKTLEDYTIRLAKGLNVIGLMNIQYVISKGEVFVIEVNPRSSRTVPFLSKITDVPMANLATKAILGAKLKDLGYTSGLIPNKEGIFVKVPVFSFSKLTKVDISLGPEMKSTGEVMGKDSTFEKALYKGLIGAGRKVPTHGSILFTVADQDKEEASEIARRFHTIGFRIWATEGTAKYFEEKGIQTKIGYKIGEEDVNLIDLIQKGKVQYVVNTTTKGKQAERDGFQIRRMSVENGVPCLTSMDTVEAILKVIESMTFKMEAM, from the coding sequence ATGGCAAAGCGTACAGACATAAAAACAATTTTAGTAATCGGCTCAGGTCCCATCATCATTGGCCAGGCGGCGGAATTTGATTATTCGGGGACACAAGCTTGTCTTTCCTTGAGAGAGGAAGGTTACAGCGTGATTCTAATCAATTCCAATCCGGCAACGATAATGACGGACAAAGAGATTGCCGACAAAGTTTATATCGAACCGATTTCTCTGGAATTTGTTTCCAGAATCATCAGAAAAGAACGTCCGGATGCATTGTTGCCAACTTTAGGTGGACAAACCGGACTTAATATGGCGGTTGAATTACAGAAATCCGGAATCTTGGAGGAATGTAAGGTGGAAGTTCTGGGAACCAAATTAGACGCTATCAATCAAGCCGAAGACAGAGACCTTTTCCGTGAATTGATGCACGAATTGAACGAGCCGGTTCCAGATTCCGACATCGTAACAACTGTTGAAGGCGCAATTGATTTTGCTAATAGAATCGGTTATCCGGTAATTGTTCGTCCCGCTTTTACAATGGGTGGAACAGGCGGTGGAATTGCTGCCACAGAACCCGAACTTCGTGAAATTGCTGAATTGGGATTGAAATATTCTCCCGTAACGCAATGTCTGATTGAGAAATCTATCGCAGGTTTCAAAGAAATCGAATACGAAGTGATGCGTGACAAAAACGACAACGCCATAGTGGTTTGTAATATGGAAAACATCGACCCGGTTGGTGTTCACACGGGAGATTCAATTGTTGTTGCGCCCTCGCAAACACTTTCTGACAGAGAATATCAGATGCTACGAAATGCATCACTCAAAATAATTCGAGCATTGGGAATCGAAGGTGGTTGCAACGTTCAGCTCGCTCTCGACCCGCATTCTTACCAATATTATATCATCGAAGTAAATCCGAGAGTCTCGCGTTCATCGGCTTTAGCAAGTAAGGCAACTGGTTATCCGATTGCGAAAATTGCTGCAAAAATTGCCGTTGGATTGACATTGGACGAAATCAAAAATCCTGTAACCGGAACGTCTTACGCTTGTTTCGAGCCAGCTTTGGATTATGTCGTGACCAAGTTTCCAAGATTCCCATTCGATAAATTTGAAACGGCTGACAGAAGATTGTCGACGCAAATGAAAGCGACGGGCGAAGTAATGGCCATCGGAAGAAATTTCGAAGAGTCTTTGCACAAAGCCATCCGTTCTTTGGAAACCGGACTTCGCCATTTGGGATTAAAAGCAAAACAAGCTTTAGCCCTTACCGACGAGGAAATTGAAAGAAGGATTCGCGTTTGTGATGACGAGAGATTGTTCATCATCGGTGACGCTTTGAGAAGAGGATACGATTGGGAACAGATTGTGGAATGGAGCAAAATCGATAAATTCTTCATCTGGAAAATCAAAAAATTAATTGATTTCGAAAAGACAATTGCAGATAACAAGTTTGAGAAGGAAACGCTTATCGAAGCTAAGAAATTAGGCTTTGCTGACCTAAATATCGCTCATCTTTGGGAAACGACACAACGTGAAGTTTTCAATTTCAGAAAAGAAAATGGTGTGATGCCGGTTTACAAAATGGTGGATACTTGCGCGGCAGAATTTGAATCTGAAACGCCTTATTTCTACGGAACTTACGAAGAAGAAAATGAAAGTGTGGTTTCTGACAAGGAAAAAATCATCGTTCTTGGTTCAGGTCCAATTAGAATTGGGCAAGGTGTTGAGTTCGATTATGCTACGGTTCATTCGGTTTGGGCGATTCAGCAGATGGGTTACGAGGCGATTATCATTAATAATAATCCGGAGACGGTTTCTACAGACTTCTCGATTGCTGACAAATTATACTTCGAACCTTTGGCGGAAGAAGACGTGATGAACATCATCGAACTTGAAAAACCAAAAGGTGTTGTGGTTCAGTTTGGCGGACAAACCGCTATTAATTTAGCAGATAAATTATCGGCTCACGCCGTTCAGATTTTGGGAACTTCACTCGAAGATTTGGATAGAGCGGAGAACAGAGATAAATTCGAGAAAGCGCTTCAGGAACTGGGAATCCCACAGCCTTTAGGAAAAACTTCGACTTCAAAAGAAGAAGCAATTGTGATTGCCAACGAAATTGGTTATCCGGTTTTGGTGCGTCCAAGTTATGTTTTGGGAGGTCGAGCTATGGAAATCGTTTATACGGAGAAGGAACTTTCGCATTATATGGAAAATGCGGTGGAAGCGAGCCCAGACCAGCCAGTTTTGATTGACCGATATTTGACAGGCCAAGAAGTCGAAGTAGATGCAATTTGCGACGGCGAAACGGTTGTCATTCCAGGGATTATGGAACATATCGAAAGAGCTGGTGTCCATTCCGGAGACTCAATCGCCGTTTATCCGCCACAACATTTGACGGAAACTCAAATCAAAACTTTAGAAGATTACACGATAAGATTAGCTAAAGGCTTGAATGTGATTGGATTAATGAACATCCAATACGTGATTTCCAAAGGTGAAGTTTTTGTAATAGAAGTGAATCCACGTTCGTCCAGAACCGTTCCTTTCCTATCCAAAATAACGGATGTTCCTATGGCAAATCTTGCAACCAAAGCAATTCTTGGGGCGAAACTCAAAGACTTGGGTTACACATCGGGATTGATTCCGAACAAAGAAGGCATTTTCGTGAAAGTTCCGGTTTTCTCTTTCAGCAAATTGACGAAAGTGGATATCTCTCTCGGACCAGAAATGAAATCGACAGGCGAAGTAATGGGCAAAGATTCAACCTTCGAAAAAGCCTTGTACAAAGGATTAATCGGTGCTGGAAGAAAAGTGCCGACACACGGTTCCATCTTATTCACAGTGGCTGACCAGGACAAGGAAGAAGCGTCTGAAATTGCGAGAAGATTCCATACGATTGGTTTCAGAATCTGGGCAACAGAAGGAACGGCGAAGTATTTCGAGGAAAAAGGAATCCAAACCAAAATCGGTTACAAGATTGGAGAGGAAGATGTCAATTTGATTGATTTGATTCAAAAAGGAAAAGTCCAATACGTTGTGAATACGACCACCAAAGGAAAACAAGCCGAAAGAGACGGTTTCCAAATCCGAAGAATGTCAGTTGAAAACGGTGTTCCTTGTTTAACGTCAATGGATACGGTTGAAGCGATTTTGAAGGTGATTGAGAGTATGACTTTTAAAATGGAGGCGATGTAA
- a CDS encoding DinB family protein — protein MKISTSKLISELKNITHENIQFAKTLLGKEISELNFRNSEESWSVLECLEHLNRYGNFYIPEIADRISTSKFPPKTEFSSGILGDYFAKSMLPKEKLNKMKTFKSMNPIHSNLDKDVVKEFINQQNQLLGLLEQSNRINLEKTKTSISISKLVKLKLGDTFRFVIYHNLRHIEQAKNVLKIISSTN, from the coding sequence ATGAAAATTTCGACTTCAAAATTAATTTCAGAATTAAAAAACATTACCCACGAAAATATTCAATTTGCAAAAACGCTTTTGGGTAAAGAGATTTCCGAACTCAATTTTCGAAATTCCGAAGAAAGTTGGAGCGTTTTGGAATGTCTGGAGCATCTCAACCGTTATGGTAATTTTTACATTCCCGAAATTGCCGACAGAATTTCGACTTCTAAGTTTCCTCCAAAAACTGAATTTTCATCTGGGATTTTAGGAGATTATTTTGCCAAAAGTATGCTTCCAAAAGAGAAGTTGAACAAAATGAAAACCTTCAAATCAATGAATCCAATCCACAGTAATTTGGACAAGGATGTTGTGAAAGAGTTCATCAATCAACAAAATCAATTGCTCGGTTTATTGGAACAATCGAATAGAATCAATTTAGAAAAAACCAAAACCTCAATCAGTATTTCAAAGCTCGTCAAACTCAAGTTGGGCGATACATTTCGCTTTGTCATCTATCATAATTTAAGGCATATTGAGCAAGCGAAAAATGTTTTGAAAATTATTTCTTCAACAAATTGA
- a CDS encoding T9SS type A sorting domain-containing protein has protein sequence MKLKLLFLSIFFFCFAQSQISISSPVDATICVDNNSEFVSVNLMNYNSQFSDNVNFSFKYFSNLSDAQTNINSIPSLQNISGSTTFYVRVESPQDGFAIGSLNIILNDNCEMSVSEIVSGKIQIYPNPVVDFIMIKSEEKFIKADVFSLLGTKLSSSKDANVNLSKVKSGVYILKVFTDKSEKSFKIIKK, from the coding sequence ATGAAACTAAAATTACTCTTTTTATCAATTTTCTTTTTTTGTTTTGCACAGTCACAAATTAGCATTTCCAGTCCGGTTGATGCTACAATTTGTGTTGATAACAATAGTGAATTTGTAAGCGTTAATCTTATGAATTATAATTCGCAGTTTTCGGATAATGTGAATTTTTCGTTTAAATATTTTTCAAATTTGAGTGATGCTCAAACAAATATAAACTCTATTCCGTCGCTACAAAATATATCAGGTTCAACGACATTTTATGTGAGAGTAGAAAGCCCGCAGGATGGTTTTGCGATAGGGTCTTTGAATATTATACTCAATGATAACTGCGAGATGTCCGTTTCTGAAATTGTATCAGGAAAAATTCAAATATATCCAAATCCTGTTGTTGATTTTATTATGATAAAAAGTGAAGAAAAATTTATCAAAGCTGATGTCTTTTCTTTATTAGGAACAAAATTGTCTTCTTCAAAAGATGCAAATGTTAACCTGTCAAAAGTAAAATCTGGAGTTTATATCTTGAAAGTTTTCACAGATAAATCTGAAAAATCGTTTAAAATTATAAAGAAGTAA
- a CDS encoding class I SAM-dependent methyltransferase, with product MDKKKLRESIFRHLDGIVTAPVISALSKKNILDFINEKQTLELSEINEKFNSNEGYLNVALRVLASQGFLDYHLNNETNVVKISANSKTEEAFSYQKIYCDLAEFLADPNVINSKELTEELCKKWIAIFEKYKSFLMENVDGNSLKYQIQKHIEGALVGPIIIKLGMSGMFHKYFMEASFSAEEFHKNPHYFEIILNYLSEIGWFSKKGNNFQFTETGLFFARRATAYGVTVSYLPMFSKLDNLIFGKASEIREIEDGEDEIHVNREMNVWGSGGAHLTYFKVIDEFIIEIFNRPINEQPKGILDMGCGNGALLQHLYEVIERQTLRGKYLEEHPLFLVGADYNPASLKVTRANLIKNDIWAKVIWGDIGNPKQLAEDLQSDYNIELGDLLNIRTFLDHNRIWEDVLDTDSQRISTSTGAFAFRGKRLSNRDVEENLLNHLKKWTPYVEKFGLLLIELHTLSPEITSKNLGLTASTAYDATHGFSDQYILEVDVFHRICKESGLEPDVNLFKKFPDSELATVSINLLKK from the coding sequence ATGGATAAGAAAAAACTTCGGGAATCGATTTTCAGACATTTGGATGGGATTGTGACAGCGCCAGTGATTTCAGCTTTGTCAAAGAAAAATATTTTAGATTTCATTAACGAAAAACAAACTTTGGAACTTTCTGAAATCAATGAAAAATTCAATTCCAATGAAGGTTATTTGAATGTTGCACTGAGAGTTTTGGCGTCTCAAGGTTTTCTGGATTATCACTTGAATAATGAAACGAATGTTGTGAAAATATCAGCCAATTCCAAAACTGAAGAAGCATTTTCTTATCAAAAAATCTACTGTGATTTGGCAGAATTTCTGGCCGACCCAAACGTCATCAATTCCAAAGAACTGACCGAAGAACTCTGCAAAAAGTGGATTGCAATCTTCGAAAAATACAAATCTTTTTTGATGGAAAATGTAGATGGAAATTCATTGAAATATCAAATCCAAAAACACATCGAAGGTGCGCTGGTTGGTCCCATCATCATCAAACTCGGAATGAGTGGAATGTTCCACAAATACTTTATGGAAGCGAGTTTCAGCGCGGAAGAGTTTCACAAGAATCCGCATTATTTTGAAATCATCCTCAATTATCTTTCAGAAATCGGCTGGTTTTCCAAAAAGGGAAATAATTTCCAATTCACGGAAACGGGACTTTTCTTTGCGAGACGCGCAACAGCTTATGGCGTAACGGTTTCTTACCTTCCTATGTTCTCAAAATTGGACAATCTGATTTTCGGAAAAGCCTCAGAAATCCGTGAAATTGAAGATGGCGAAGACGAGATTCACGTGAACCGCGAGATGAATGTTTGGGGAAGTGGTGGCGCGCATTTGACTTACTTCAAAGTGATTGATGAGTTTATCATCGAGATTTTCAACCGGCCAATCAATGAGCAACCAAAGGGAATTTTGGATATGGGTTGCGGAAACGGCGCTCTTTTGCAACATCTTTATGAAGTCATAGAAAGACAAACTTTGCGCGGAAAATATTTGGAAGAACATCCGTTATTTTTGGTTGGCGCAGATTACAATCCAGCATCGTTGAAAGTAACGCGCGCCAATCTCATCAAAAATGACATTTGGGCAAAGGTGATTTGGGGCGACATTGGAAATCCGAAACAACTTGCCGAAGATTTGCAATCCGACTACAATATCGAATTGGGAGATTTGCTGAACATCAGAACATTCCTCGACCATAACCGAATTTGGGAAGACGTTTTGGACACCGACAGCCAAAGAATCAGCACTTCAACAGGCGCATTTGCGTTCCGAGGAAAACGATTGTCCAATCGTGATGTCGAAGAAAATCTTTTGAATCATCTCAAAAAATGGACGCCTTATGTTGAGAAATTTGGCTTGCTTTTGATTGAGCTTCACACACTTTCGCCAGAAATCACTTCGAAAAATCTTGGTTTGACAGCTTCCACAGCGTACGACGCGACACACGGATTTTCTGACCAATACATTTTGGAAGTCGATGTTTTCCACAGGATTTGCAAGGAATCTGGTTTGGAACCGGACGTCAATTTGTTCAAGAAATTTCCGGACTCTGAGTTGGCGACGGTGAGTATCAATTTGTTGAAGAAATAA
- a CDS encoding GNAT family N-acetyltransferase, whose translation MNFSVQPILENENVKLVPLDQTDFEQLFSVASDPLVWEQHPNKDRYKREIFENFFKGAMESSGAFKIIETNTGEIAGSTRFYDYNSDDNSIFIGYTFYGRKFWGSKLNPQVKKLMLDYIFQFVDKVNFHVGKDNIRSQKAMEKLGAQKVDEVNVAYAYEPERLNVVFEIKKENY comes from the coding sequence ATGAATTTCTCTGTTCAACCTATTCTCGAAAACGAAAATGTAAAACTCGTTCCGCTTGATCAAACTGATTTTGAGCAATTATTTTCTGTTGCTTCGGATCCTCTCGTTTGGGAACAACATCCGAACAAGGACCGCTACAAAAGGGAAATCTTCGAGAATTTTTTCAAAGGTGCGATGGAAAGTAGTGGTGCGTTCAAAATCATTGAGACAAACACAGGCGAAATTGCCGGAAGTACAAGGTTTTATGATTATAATTCTGATGATAACTCAATCTTCATTGGTTATACTTTCTACGGAAGGAAATTCTGGGGCTCAAAACTGAATCCACAGGTCAAGAAACTAATGCTGGATTATATTTTTCAATTCGTTGATAAAGTCAATTTCCACGTTGGGAAAGACAACATCCGTTCGCAAAAAGCGATGGAAAAATTGGGTGCGCAAAAAGTGGATGAAGTGAATGTTGCATATGCTTATGAACCAGAACGATTGAATGTCGTTTTTGAAATTAAAAAAGAGAATTATTAG
- a CDS encoding DUF3037 domain-containing protein produces the protein MQEQKLYEYAVIRLVPKPEREEFFNVGLILFSKREKFIKVKIHLCEEKFRVIHSKIDFDDVKKHLESFVNIANGEKSAGSIAQLEIPERFRWLTAVKSSIIQTSRPHPGASLDLEKTFERLFEELVL, from the coding sequence ATGCAAGAGCAAAAGTTATATGAGTACGCGGTGATCCGCCTGGTACCAAAGCCTGAGCGTGAGGAATTTTTCAACGTCGGCTTGATTTTATTCTCAAAAAGAGAGAAATTCATCAAGGTGAAAATTCATCTTTGTGAGGAGAAATTTCGGGTAATCCACTCGAAAATTGATTTTGATGATGTGAAGAAACATTTGGAATCTTTTGTCAATATTGCCAATGGCGAAAAGTCGGCTGGCTCCATTGCGCAACTCGAAATTCCCGAGCGTTTCCGATGGTTGACCGCTGTGAAGAGTTCTATCATTCAGACTTCTCGCCCGCATCCTGGAGCGAGCTTGGATTTGGAGAAGACTTTTGAGAGATTGTTCGAGGAATTGGTTTTGTGA
- the carA gene encoding glutamine-hydrolyzing carbamoyl-phosphate synthase small subunit, protein MKKKLILESGEVFNGVGFGAEQETAGEVVFNTGMTGYQELISDPSYCGQIVCMTYPLIGNYGINRDDYESIEPAIKGLIVKELCDLPSNFRTQMTLDELFKKKNLSGISGIDTRRLTRILRNKGVVKGKIVNAETDENSVVEELKVTNFPINQVESVSTKTAYASPGRGFKVVLVDFGSKLGIIRELSQRNCDIIVVSQDTTAEDILLMDPDGIMLSNGPGDPEDVKGASELINGLLGKVPIFGICLGHQLIGLACGAKTYKLKFGHRGGNHPVLDLEKNKVAITSQNHGYAIDQESLKNTDLIETHIALNDKTNEGLKHKIHPCFSVQYHPEASPGPEDANYLFDDFIELMEEFKSNQVKK, encoded by the coding sequence ATGAAAAAGAAATTAATATTAGAATCCGGAGAAGTATTCAATGGGGTAGGATTCGGAGCAGAACAGGAGACTGCCGGCGAAGTGGTTTTCAACACAGGAATGACGGGTTATCAGGAATTGATTTCCGACCCAAGCTATTGCGGACAAATCGTTTGTATGACGTACCCGTTGATAGGAAATTACGGCATCAACCGCGACGATTACGAAAGCATCGAACCGGCAATCAAAGGTTTGATTGTCAAAGAATTGTGCGATTTACCTTCCAACTTCCGAACTCAAATGACCTTGGATGAACTTTTCAAAAAGAAAAATCTATCCGGAATCTCAGGAATTGACACGAGAAGACTGACCAGAATTCTTCGCAACAAAGGTGTGGTTAAAGGAAAAATCGTTAACGCAGAAACTGACGAAAATTCTGTGGTTGAAGAATTGAAAGTAACTAATTTCCCTATCAATCAAGTAGAATCTGTTTCCACAAAAACTGCTTATGCAAGTCCTGGAAGAGGCTTCAAAGTGGTGTTGGTAGATTTCGGTTCCAAGTTGGGAATCATCCGCGAATTATCTCAAAGAAATTGCGACATCATTGTGGTTTCTCAGGACACAACCGCAGAAGATATTTTATTGATGGACCCAGACGGCATAATGCTTTCCAACGGTCCCGGCGACCCGGAAGATGTGAAAGGTGCCTCAGAATTGATTAATGGATTGCTCGGAAAAGTGCCGATTTTCGGGATTTGTTTAGGTCATCAATTGATTGGTCTGGCTTGTGGCGCAAAGACTTACAAACTGAAATTTGGTCACAGAGGTGGCAATCATCCGGTTTTGGATTTAGAAAAAAATAAAGTGGCTATCACTTCTCAGAATCACGGTTACGCGATTGACCAGGAATCTTTGAAAAACACAGACTTAATCGAAACACACATCGCACTGAACGACAAAACCAACGAAGGTCTGAAACACAAAATCCATCCTTGTTTCTCCGTTCAATACCACCCGGAAGCAAGTCCAGGCCCAGAAGATGCGAATTATCTATTTGATGATTTTATTGAATTAATGGAGGAGTTTAAATCTAATCAAGTAAAAAAGTAA
- a CDS encoding aspartate carbamoyltransferase catalytic subunit translates to MIKLARVSTESIEKILQEAQQFADGKVSKIKGDVFAANLFFENSTRTKTSFEVAEKKLGLQVIDFEAEKSSIAKGETMLDTIKTLEAIGVEVAVIRHSEKRYYDQLQDAKLSIVNAGDGVGSHPSQALLDALTIIQEFGKIEGLKIGIVGDVKHSRVANSGAGLFRRMGAKVYFSGPEFWFDEGMLVNGTYMQFDDLVKEVDVLMLLRIQHERHERTFNFKSEDYLKKFGLTKEREKKMKPNAIIMHPAPINRGVEIDSELVECERSRIFKQMQNGVFARMAILKFDLENKGFEFVDSQN, encoded by the coding sequence ATGATTAAGCTTGCACGCGTCTCCACGGAGAGTATAGAAAAAATTTTACAGGAAGCACAACAGTTTGCAGATGGTAAAGTCAGCAAAATTAAAGGTGATGTTTTCGCCGCGAACCTCTTTTTTGAGAATAGTACAAGAACCAAAACAAGCTTTGAAGTTGCTGAAAAGAAACTCGGACTTCAGGTTATTGATTTTGAAGCTGAAAAAAGTTCCATCGCAAAAGGCGAAACAATGCTTGATACGATTAAAACTTTGGAGGCTATCGGCGTGGAAGTTGCGGTTATCAGACATTCTGAAAAAAGATATTACGACCAGCTTCAAGATGCGAAATTGAGTATCGTAAATGCTGGCGACGGCGTTGGAAGCCATCCTTCACAGGCGCTTTTGGACGCTTTGACCATCATTCAGGAATTTGGAAAGATAGAAGGTTTGAAGATTGGAATCGTAGGTGATGTGAAACACAGCCGAGTTGCCAATTCAGGCGCAGGATTGTTCAGAAGAATGGGAGCGAAAGTCTATTTCTCTGGCCCGGAATTCTGGTTTGACGAAGGAATGTTGGTCAACGGAACGTATATGCAGTTCGACGATTTGGTGAAAGAAGTGGATGTTTTGATGTTGTTGAGAATCCAGCACGAGCGTCACGAGAGAACTTTCAACTTCAAGTCCGAAGATTATCTTAAGAAATTCGGTTTGACCAAGGAAAGAGAAAAGAAAATGAAGCCAAACGCCATCATTATGCATCCGGCACCAATCAACAGAGGTGTGGAGATTGATTCGGAATTGGTGGAATGTGAAAGGTCCAGAATCTTCAAACAAATGCAGAACGGCGTTTTTGCAAGAATGGCGATTCTTAAATTTGACCTTGAGAATAAAGGATTCGAGTTTGTCGACTCCCAAAATTAA
- a CDS encoding Crp/Fnr family transcriptional regulator, with the protein MRIFSLDMIIDLLQKELHWETKKLKRNEFLKISGTTDTNVYLVEEGSVRIFIDDDNEERIIRFGYKGNIIVSLDSFLSDKPSEFYIQAIKSSIFKVASRKDFYTFVNSNVEHLKLWNSILEDLVLQQIEREKDLLYNSPKIRYERVWRRSPKLFQEIPNKYIAKYLRMSLETLSRLKKS; encoded by the coding sequence ATGAGGATTTTTTCTTTGGATATGATAATAGATTTATTGCAAAAAGAATTGCATTGGGAAACCAAAAAGCTGAAACGAAATGAATTTCTAAAAATTTCCGGGACCACAGATACAAATGTTTATTTGGTGGAAGAAGGAAGCGTTCGGATTTTCATTGATGATGATAACGAGGAACGCATCATCCGCTTCGGTTACAAAGGAAATATCATCGTTTCTCTGGATTCTTTTTTGTCGGATAAACCATCGGAATTTTATATTCAGGCGATTAAAAGTTCCATTTTCAAAGTAGCATCCAGAAAGGATTTTTATACATTTGTCAACTCAAATGTTGAACATCTGAAACTTTGGAATTCCATTCTGGAAGATTTGGTCTTGCAACAGATTGAGCGCGAAAAAGATTTGCTGTACAATTCTCCGAAAATCCGCTACGAAAGGGTTTGGAGGCGAAGTCCGAAATTATTCCAAGAAATCCCGAATAAATATATCGCCAAATACCTTCGGATGAGTCTGGAAACTTTGTCAAGGCTCAAAAAATCTTGA
- a CDS encoding methylated-DNA--[protein]-cysteine S-methyltransferase, with protein MVDLKRIETPLGTMIACANENGICLLEYSDRKSLSRELEEISKYFKANIIQGENPHFKTLETELSEYFEGKRLDFTVPLSPVGTDFQKNVWQILRTIPYGTTRSYQQQADILGNPKAVRAVANANGLNKISIIIPCHRVIGTNGTLTGYGGGIWRKQKLLELEKAILF; from the coding sequence ATTGTAGACCTCAAAAGAATCGAAACACCGCTCGGAACTATGATTGCCTGCGCCAACGAAAATGGAATTTGTCTATTGGAATATTCCGACCGAAAATCACTTTCGAGAGAATTAGAGGAAATCTCAAAATACTTTAAAGCGAATATTATCCAAGGAGAAAATCCGCATTTCAAAACTCTGGAAACAGAATTGAGCGAATATTTCGAAGGCAAAAGATTGGATTTCACCGTTCCGCTTTCGCCAGTTGGAACAGATTTTCAAAAGAATGTCTGGCAAATTCTAAGAACCATTCCGTACGGAACGACGAGAAGTTACCAGCAACAAGCTGACATTCTTGGCAATCCAAAAGCTGTGCGCGCTGTTGCCAATGCGAATGGCCTTAATAAAATTTCAATTATTATCCCTTGTCACAGAGTAATCGGAACCAATGGAACTTTGACGGGTTATGGCGGTGGAATCTGGCGGAAGCAGAAACTTTTGGAATTGGAAAAAGCTATTTTGTTTTAA